The Aeromonas jandaei genomic interval ACAGGTAGAATTGGAGCGTCAGCGCATGCGCTCGACCTGGATCCACCCGCAGCATCCGTCACTGGAGGCGGTCAACGCCTTGGTCAACACCCCGCTGACGCGCGAACAGAGCCTGGAAGAGCTGCTGCGCCGTCCGGAAGTGACCTACGATGCCCTGATGACAATCGACGGGATCGGCCCTGCTGTGGCGGATCCTGCCGCTGCCGAGCAGGTGGAAATCCAGATCAAGTACGCCGGTTACATCGATCGTCAGCAGGACGAAGTTGAGAAGCAGCTGCGCAACGAGAACACCCTGTTGCCGCTGGATCTCGACTATCGCGATGTGAATGGCCTCTCCAACGAGGTGAAAGCCAAGCTCAACGATGCCAAGCCGCAGACCATCGGTCAGGCTTCCCGCATCTCCGGCATCACCCCGGCGGCCATCTCCATTCTGCTGGTGCACCTGAAAAAGCACGGCCTGCTGCGTAAAACCGCCTGAGGATTCTTACCGTTGGAAAATATGCTGGAAAGATTGAACGGCCTGCTCATGCAGGCCGGAATTGTTATCACTGATACCCAAAAGAGCCAACTGGTGCAGCTGGTCGAGTTGCTGCACAAGTGGAACAAGGCTTACAATCTCACCTCGGTTCGTGATCCGGACGCCATGCTGGTCAAGCATATCCTCGACAGTCTGGTGGTAAGCCCCCACTTGCACGGGGAGCGCTTCATCGATGTGGTGCTGGCCCGGCTTGCCTGGACTGCCGCTGGCCATCATCAACCCGGACAAGCAGTTCGTTCTGCTGGACAGTCTGGGTAAACGGATCAACTTCATCCGCCAGGTCATTCTGGAGCTGGGGTTGACCAATGTGACGCCGATCAAATCCCGGGTTGAAGAGTATCAACCCGAAGTCGGGTTTGATGGTGTACTCAGCAGAGCGTTCGCTTCGCTGGAGGACATGCTGAGCTGGTGTCACCACCTGCCGTCAGAACAGGGCAGCTTCCTCGCGCTCAAGGGACAATATCCCGCAGAGGAGCTGGCCCAGTTGCCTGCCAATATCCGTCTGGTAGCCTGTCATGAGTTACGGGTGCCGGAGCTGGAAGGCGAACGTCATCTGCTGGAATTCAAACATATCCAGCCCGAATAGGGTCGCAGTTTCATTTAGGGGATAGTGTGGGAAAAGTCATTGCCATAGCCAACCAGAAGGGTGGAGTGGGTAAAACCACCACCTGTGTGAACCTGGCCGCCTCCATGGCCGCCACCCGGCGCAAGGTGCTGGTGATCGATCTGGATCCGCAGGGCAATGCCACCATGGGCAGCGGCGTCGACAAGTACGAAGTCGAGCGCACCGCCTATGAGCTGCTGATCGAAGATGCCCCCATCAGCGAGGTGATCATCCCCGAAACTTCCGGTGGCTATCACCTGATTGCTGCCAACGCCGACGTGACCGCGGCCGAAATCCGCCTGATGGAGTTTTTCGCCCGCGAGATCCGCCTGCGCAATGCGCTGGCCTCGGTGCGGGACAAGTACGACTACGTCTTCATCGACTGTCCCCCTTCCCTCAACATGCTGACCGTGAATGCCATGGCCGCCGCCGACTCCGTGCTGGTGCCCATGCAGTGCGAATACTATGCGCTGGAGGGGCTCACCGCCCTGGTCGATACCATCAGCAAGCTGGCCGCCGTGGTCAATCCCGATCTCAAGATCGAAGGGGTGCTGCGTACCATGTACGATCACCGCAACCGGCTGGCCAATGATGTGTCCGATCAGCTAAAACAGCACTTCGGCGACAAGGTCTACCGCACCATCATTCCCCGCAACGTCAGACTGGCGGAGGCGCCGAGCTTCGGTGCGCCGGCCATGCACTATGACAAATCATCGGTGGGCGCCAAGGCCTACCTGGCTCTGGCTGGCGAGATCCTGCGCCGCCAGGAGCAGGAACGTCAGGCGACCATCGCAGACCGAGAGAGCGTATGACTCCGAAAAAACGTGGACTGGGCAAGGGGCTGGATGCTCTGCTCAGTACCAGTACGGCTGCCCGCCAGAAACAGGTGATGAGCGATCAACGTACCGAGCAGGCCATGGCCCCCACCAACCAGGGTGAGCTGCGCAAGCTGCCGGTCGAGTGGCTGCACTCGGGCAAGTACCAGCCGCGCAAGGACATGTCGCAGGATGCGCTGGAAGAGCTGGCCAACTCCATCCGCGCCCAGGGGGTGATCCAGCCCATCGTGGTGCGTCCGGTCGCCGAACACTCTTTTGAAATCATCGCTGGCGAACGGCGCTGGCGTGCGTCCCAGCTGGCCCGGCTTGAAGTGGTTCCCTGCATCGTCAAGGATGTACCTGACGAAGCTGCGGTGGCCATCGCGCTGATTGAGAACATCCAGCGCGAAGATCTCAACGCCATCGAAGAGGCGGTCGCCCTGCAGCGACTGCTGACCGAATTTGAACTCACCCACCAGCAGGTGGCCGAGGCGGTGGGCAAGTCCCGCACCACGGTGACCAACCTGTTGCGTCTCAACCAGCTCAACGATGACGTGAAGCGTTTCGTCGAGCATGGCGATCTCGACATGGGCCATGCCCGTGCCCTGCTGGCCCTGAGTGGCCAGGCCCAGTCCGAACTGGCCAAGCTGGTTGCCCAGAAAGGGCTGACTGTGCGTGATACCGAAAAGCTGGTGCAAAAGGCGCTGGAGCCGGCAAAAGCCAGGGTCGAACCGGTCCGCGATCCCCAGTTCGGTTACCTGGAGCGCCAGTTGGCTGAAAAAATTGGCAATCAGGTACAACTTCAGCCTGGCAAGCGGGATAGCGGAAAGTTAGTAATTAGTTACGAGAACTTGTCCGATTTGGACCGCATATTGGGCTATTTTGGCGTGTCGGAATCGTGATTTTTACGCTTTTTGTAGTAATAAAACATCCATTCCTTTTGATATGGGCATAACCCTGATTTTGCGCTGAAAGCCGCAAAAATTAAGGATTTTTGTCATATTGCAATAGTGGCCCTCAAGGGTATAATTTGACCGGCTTTTAGAGCTGTTAACATGGGGTCTTCGGATCCCGATTTTTTACAGTTCTGTAATGTTCAGGGGTAGGTTGGTGAAGCAGAAAATAGCCTTGGAAGGTTTGACACTGGCCTTGGTTATGCTCGTTTGTCAGCTGGTCCTGATCCTGGCGATGAGTGCCGTCTGGTATTACCTGACTGGTGCCAGCGCCGGTTATTCCGCCCTTTACGGAGGGGGGATGTACTGGGTTCCTCAGGCCTTGTTCACTCTCTGGGTACTGCGCCGCAAGGTAACGGCCGAGAGTGTGGGTCTGGTTCTGCGGGACTTTTATGGTGGGGCAGGGATTAAGCTCATTACTACAACAGGTCTATTCGCCCTGATGTTTGGTGCGGGAGTCGAGGTCGTTACCGTCTCGTTTTTCGCCACTTATATCCTCGCCCTCGTTGTACAGTGGATAGTCTCATTCACGCTTAACAACCACTATTAGGAAAACTCATGTCTGCAACCGGAGAAGTCCTGACTCCTCAGGGATATATCTCCCACCACCTGACCCACCTGCAAGTCGGGTCCGGGTTCTGGACGGTCAATATCGACTCAATGGTATTTTCCGTCGTGCTAGGCGCCCTGTTTATCCTGTTGTTCCGCAAAGTAGCCGTCAACGCTACCAGCGGGGTGCCGGGTAAGCTGCAGTGCTTTGTGGAGATGCTGGTCGAGTTTGTGAATGGTAACGTCAAAGACATCTTTCACGGTCGCAACAAGGTCATCGCACCTTTGGGGCTGACGGTGTTTGTCTGGATCTTCCTGATGAACCTGATGGATCTGATCCCTGTTGACTTTATCCCTCACGCTGCACAATTGATGGGTATTCCCTATCTGCGTGTGGTTCCCTCCGCTGACGTTAACATCACCATGTCCATGGCTTTGGGCGTGTTCTTCTTGATCCTGTACTACAGCATCAAGGTCAAGGGTATCGGCGGGTTTGTGAAGGAGCTGACTCTTCAGCCTTTCAATCACCCGGCTGCCATCCCGGTTAACCTCATCCTGGAAACTGTTACGCTGGTATCCAAACCGGTCTCTCTGGGTCTTCGACTGTTCGGCAACATGTATGCTGGCGAACTGATCTTTATCCTGATTGCGGGTTTGCTACCCTGGTGGTCACAGTGGATTCTGTCCGTGCCTTGGGCAATTTTCCACATCCTGATCATCACTTTGCAGGCATTCATCTTCATGGTTCTGACCATCGTCTATCTGTCGATGGCGCAGGAAGACCATTGATGATGCGACTCAAATAATCCTTTTTATACAATCAATTACATCTAAATAAATGGAGATCCTCATGGAAAACTTGAACATGGACCTGCTGTACATCGCTGCTGCAATGATGATGGGTCTGGCTGCTATCGGCGCTTCCATCGGTATCGGTATTCTGGGTGGTAAATTCCTGGAAGGTGCTGCTCGTCAACCTGACCTGATCCCTGTTTTGCGTACCCAGTTCTTCATCGTAATGGGTCTGGTCGATGCGATCCCGATGATCGCCGTTGGTCTGGGTCTGTACGTGATGTTTGCGGTTGCTGGCTAAGTCGTTACGACATCTCCAGGCATAACCCATTAACTAACTAAAGAGGACATCGGCTGTGAATATCAACGCCACCCTCCTCGGCCAAGCAATTGCTTTTTTCTTCTTCGTAGTGTTTTGCATGAAGTACGTGTGGCCGCCGTTGATTGCTGCCATCGAAGCCCGTCAGAAAGCTATTGCTGATGGTCTCTCTTCTGCTGAGCGTGCCAAGAAAGATCTGGATTTGGCCAAGGCCAACGCCGTCGATCAGCTGAAAGAAGCCAAGCTCCAGGCTGCTGAAATCATTGAACAGGCCAACAAACGCAAGGCCCAGATCATTGATGAGGCAACTGTCGGAGCCCAGTCTGAGCGGGAAAAAATCCTGGCTCAAGGCCGTGCCGAGATTGAAGCTGAACGTCATCGTGCCAAAGAAGAACTGCGCAAGCAGGTTGCTGCTCTTGCCATTGCTGGTGCAGAGAAGATCCTGGCGCGCCAAATCGACCAGGCTGCCAACAGCGACATCGTCGACAAACTGGTAGCAGAACTGTAACGGGAACGGGGCTATGTCTGAACTGACTACAATCGCTCGCCCCTACGCCAAGGCTGCTTTCGAGTTTGCCGTTGAGCACAAGGCGGTTGATCAGTGGCTGGGGATGCTCAGCTTCGCTGCGGAAGTAGCGAAGAACGAGACCATCCACTCCCTGGTAAACGGCTCTGTGGCTGCCGAAGAGCTGGCAAAACTGTTTGTCAGCATCTGCGGTGAGCAACTCGACGAGCATGGCCAGAACCTGATCCGGGTAATGGCTGAGAATGGTCGCTTGGGTGTGCTGCCGGCGGTCGTTGCCGAATTTGTGGTGTTCAAGGCTGAACTGGATAAAGAAGTTCAGGCTGACGTGACATCGGCGATTGCACTGACCGACCAGCAGAAAGCCAATATTCAGGCTTCTCTGGAACAACGTCTCGCGCGCAAAGTGAAGCTGAATTGCAGCATCGATGCGTCCTTGATGGCCGGGGTGCTCATCAAGGCCGGTGAT includes:
- the atpH gene encoding F0F1 ATP synthase subunit delta; this translates as MSELTTIARPYAKAAFEFAVEHKAVDQWLGMLSFAAEVAKNETIHSLVNGSVAAEELAKLFVSICGEQLDEHGQNLIRVMAENGRLGVLPAVVAEFVVFKAELDKEVQADVTSAIALTDQQKANIQASLEQRLARKVKLNCSIDASLMAGVLIKAGDLVIDGTVRGKLDRMADALQS
- the atpB gene encoding F0F1 ATP synthase subunit A — its product is MSATGEVLTPQGYISHHLTHLQVGSGFWTVNIDSMVFSVVLGALFILLFRKVAVNATSGVPGKLQCFVEMLVEFVNGNVKDIFHGRNKVIAPLGLTVFVWIFLMNLMDLIPVDFIPHAAQLMGIPYLRVVPSADVNITMSMALGVFFLILYYSIKVKGIGGFVKELTLQPFNHPAAIPVNLILETVTLVSKPVSLGLRLFGNMYAGELIFILIAGLLPWWSQWILSVPWAIFHILIITLQAFIFMVLTIVYLSMAQEDH
- the atpE gene encoding F0F1 ATP synthase subunit C, coding for MENLNMDLLYIAAAMMMGLAAIGASIGIGILGGKFLEGAARQPDLIPVLRTQFFIVMGLVDAIPMIAVGLGLYVMFAVAG
- a CDS encoding ParA family protein, which codes for MGKVIAIANQKGGVGKTTTCVNLAASMAATRRKVLVIDLDPQGNATMGSGVDKYEVERTAYELLIEDAPISEVIIPETSGGYHLIAANADVTAAEIRLMEFFAREIRLRNALASVRDKYDYVFIDCPPSLNMLTVNAMAAADSVLVPMQCEYYALEGLTALVDTISKLAAVVNPDLKIEGVLRTMYDHRNRLANDVSDQLKQHFGDKVYRTIIPRNVRLAEAPSFGAPAMHYDKSSVGAKAYLALAGEILRRQEQERQATIADRESV
- a CDS encoding ATP synthase subunit I, which produces MFRGRLVKQKIALEGLTLALVMLVCQLVLILAMSAVWYYLTGASAGYSALYGGGMYWVPQALFTLWVLRRKVTAESVGLVLRDFYGGAGIKLITTTGLFALMFGAGVEVVTVSFFATYILALVVQWIVSFTLNNHY
- a CDS encoding ParB/RepB/Spo0J family partition protein, with product MTPKKRGLGKGLDALLSTSTAARQKQVMSDQRTEQAMAPTNQGELRKLPVEWLHSGKYQPRKDMSQDALEELANSIRAQGVIQPIVVRPVAEHSFEIIAGERRWRASQLARLEVVPCIVKDVPDEAAVAIALIENIQREDLNAIEEAVALQRLLTEFELTHQQVAEAVGKSRTTVTNLLRLNQLNDDVKRFVEHGDLDMGHARALLALSGQAQSELAKLVAQKGLTVRDTEKLVQKALEPAKARVEPVRDPQFGYLERQLAEKIGNQVQLQPGKRDSGKLVISYENLSDLDRILGYFGVSES
- the atpF gene encoding F0F1 ATP synthase subunit B — its product is MNINATLLGQAIAFFFFVVFCMKYVWPPLIAAIEARQKAIADGLSSAERAKKDLDLAKANAVDQLKEAKLQAAEIIEQANKRKAQIIDEATVGAQSEREKILAQGRAEIEAERHRAKEELRKQVAALAIAGAEKILARQIDQAANSDIVDKLVAEL